A single genomic interval of Candidatus Zixiibacteriota bacterium harbors:
- a CDS encoding isocitrate lyase produces MEKVIRLDGRRDIEAVEWARELRETEAWFQSERFRYTTRLHTPFDVVALRGTLQEDCTIARESAVKLYDYLRRLFREKRQEITYGPFSPTGAVRAVMEGIRVLYLGGWATSARGSDSEDPGADLANYALDRVPKEGASWVRALLHQDELQRSRRVRMTSAQRKKSPPIEFSPPLIIPDGDTGHGGEHHIRNLVKKFVESKIGAIHIEDQRPGCKVCGHQGQKVLVSTAEIVSRLNTARLQYDVMRVPGVIVGRTDSHDATALDSADDERDHPFIYGATNPRIVPFRNVSLAVIRKFYEAGHEEINGHLLYRISESVYRAADEWLKQEGLHQRIAEGLRRIENETEALEKLRRRARRAGGSQRVIREQAAASEIAVKKITEETLDHVLAAVRETWAAKAGLKTYAVAVAEVLEGKAGGRARRGMRPEEWRRFASSVSHAEARERAAAMGVEVFWDWDLPRTAEGFYQITGGREMAIQRGLAMAPFSDLVWRETARPDLADDKIWADAIHAVFPNQMLAYNLSPSWNWDAWGFTDDQIRNFANELGKMGYVFNFITYAGHQTEALMNGRLARALKEEGVLGFVRLIQRALRLANDPAQFPQTFVGGDWADRFRRAARGPSLTTSSMGGKSTEAQHRRTVEVPTSVLERWLRMWSEHLSRSGPLKPGEISVELKERWAGSEEMMLNVFDEARDKIAEITFRVDKDREGRKFLAVKDQHTVKKYRNRRLMSLIHFFLLHRYKADLVHYVAPTHDNRLSVQRMIQNGVFRSARTDDPNVIAIEVDTARAQKIFASDESIRRFIARQPGAPRARTVGAPLRAAG; encoded by the coding sequence ATGGAGAAAGTGATCCGACTGGACGGCCGGCGTGACATCGAAGCGGTGGAGTGGGCGCGAGAGCTGCGCGAGACCGAGGCATGGTTTCAAAGCGAGCGCTTCCGTTACACCACGCGGCTCCACACGCCGTTCGACGTCGTCGCGCTCAGGGGAACCCTGCAGGAGGACTGCACGATCGCCAGAGAGTCGGCGGTAAAGCTGTACGACTACCTCCGGCGGCTGTTCCGGGAAAAGCGCCAGGAGATCACCTACGGCCCGTTTTCCCCCACCGGCGCGGTGCGGGCGGTCATGGAAGGGATCCGGGTGCTCTACCTCGGCGGCTGGGCGACGTCGGCCCGGGGATCGGATTCCGAGGATCCCGGCGCCGATCTCGCCAACTACGCGCTGGATCGAGTGCCGAAGGAAGGCGCGTCGTGGGTGCGGGCCCTGCTGCACCAGGACGAGTTGCAGCGATCGAGGCGGGTGAGGATGACCTCCGCGCAGCGCAAGAAGAGCCCGCCCATCGAGTTCAGCCCGCCGCTGATCATTCCCGACGGAGATACCGGCCACGGCGGCGAGCACCATATCCGCAACCTGGTGAAGAAATTCGTCGAGTCCAAGATCGGCGCAATCCACATCGAGGATCAGCGGCCCGGCTGCAAGGTGTGCGGCCACCAGGGGCAGAAGGTTCTCGTCTCGACGGCGGAGATCGTGTCGCGGCTGAACACGGCGCGGCTGCAGTACGACGTCATGCGCGTCCCGGGCGTGATCGTAGGGCGAACCGATTCGCACGACGCAACCGCGCTCGACAGCGCCGACGACGAGCGCGACCATCCTTTCATCTACGGCGCGACCAATCCGCGGATCGTGCCGTTCAGGAACGTCAGTCTGGCGGTGATCCGCAAGTTCTACGAGGCGGGGCACGAGGAGATCAACGGCCATCTCCTCTACCGGATCTCGGAATCCGTCTACCGGGCCGCCGACGAATGGCTGAAGCAGGAGGGACTGCATCAGCGGATCGCCGAGGGGTTGCGGCGCATCGAGAACGAGACCGAGGCGCTCGAGAAACTGCGCCGGCGCGCGCGGCGCGCGGGCGGGAGCCAGCGCGTGATCCGCGAGCAGGCGGCGGCCTCCGAGATCGCAGTGAAGAAAATCACCGAGGAAACCCTCGATCACGTGCTCGCGGCCGTGCGCGAGACCTGGGCGGCAAAAGCGGGCCTCAAGACCTACGCGGTGGCCGTGGCCGAGGTCCTGGAGGGCAAGGCCGGCGGGAGGGCGAGGCGCGGCATGCGCCCGGAAGAGTGGAGGAGGTTCGCCAGCTCGGTCTCGCACGCGGAGGCGCGCGAGCGCGCCGCGGCGATGGGCGTGGAGGTCTTCTGGGATTGGGATCTGCCGCGCACGGCGGAGGGCTTTTATCAGATCACCGGCGGGCGGGAGATGGCGATCCAGCGCGGGCTTGCGATGGCGCCGTTCTCGGACCTGGTGTGGCGCGAGACCGCCCGGCCTGATCTCGCGGACGACAAGATCTGGGCGGACGCGATCCACGCCGTCTTCCCGAATCAGATGCTGGCTTACAACCTCTCGCCTTCCTGGAACTGGGACGCCTGGGGCTTCACCGACGACCAGATCCGCAACTTCGCCAACGAGCTGGGGAAAATGGGGTACGTCTTCAACTTCATCACCTACGCCGGCCACCAGACCGAGGCGCTGATGAACGGCCGGCTCGCCCGTGCCCTCAAAGAGGAGGGCGTGCTCGGTTTCGTCCGGCTGATCCAGCGGGCGCTCAGGCTCGCCAACGATCCGGCGCAGTTCCCCCAGACGTTCGTCGGCGGCGACTGGGCGGACCGGTTCCGCCGGGCGGCGCGCGGGCCGTCGCTCACGACCTCCTCGATGGGCGGCAAGTCGACCGAGGCGCAGCACCGCCGGACGGTGGAGGTGCCCACCAGCGTGCTCGAGCGCTGGCTGCGGATGTGGTCGGAGCACTTGAGCCGCTCGGGCCCGCTCAAGCCGGGCGAGATCAGCGTCGAGCTGAAGGAGCGCTGGGCGGGATCCGAGGAGATGATGCTCAACGTCTTCGACGAGGCACGCGACAAGATCGCCGAGATCACGTTCCGCGTCGACAAGGACCGCGAGGGGCGTAAGTTCCTCGCGGTCAAGGACCAGCACACCGTCAAGAAGTACCGCAACCGCCGCCTGATGTCGCTGATCCATTTCTTCCTCCTGCACCGCTACAAGGCGGACCTCGTGCACTACGTGGCGCCCACCCACGACAACCGCCTGTCGGTCCAGCGGATGATCCAGAACGGAGTTTTTCGCAGCGCCCGCACCGATGATCCGAACGTGATCGCGA